The Solanum pennellii chromosome 7, SPENNV200 DNA segment gtttttccagaaataaaatctgctgcttaaaacgactaaacaggtcgttacaaatatacaattgaatcgaattgtataaaacaagaaagagagaaattagatacaatttgaaaattgtataaaacgagaaagagagaaaaacgaaagaaactgggcaggggagtatttttattgtaaaattataagtgtataggacgaaaatatatgtacttgcatgtgtatatacaattttctcacgctttatacaaacagaagcgcaatttatacatttcgcttctgtttgtataagtgagaaaggtgagggtggcgagcgagatttgggagagtggcgagcgagatctggaagaggggagagagaggaacaaaaatatatgtatttatacaattttctctgctttatacaattggaaacaatttttatacacttgtgtttgtataaaaagtgaggaagtgagcgagagattggaggagagtggcgagcgagatatttggagAGAGGGACCTgtcaattttttgcaaacgtttgctatggagcacaattaaatcaaactctagctactctttttattttagattattagtttgctattatatacaattttcccctATTAATATGAGTATGTTTTGACGAAAGAAGAAGTTATAAGCGGCCCAAGCGAAAAAAGTAGCCTCAACAGCCCAAAACCCGACCCAACTCACACACATTTGGAGCCCAAATCTCAATCTTCGAAGAAAATGGGGAAAAAACTATATATCGCAGATACAAAACCCTAGTCCTAAAACCCTTGCAGTGGAGTCTCTGCTTCATCATTTCTTCTTCTTAGTTTGATCGTCTAATTCCAAGATGGTTCGGAGCTTAAAGAACCCTAAAAAAGCTAAACGGAAGAACAAGGTgcgattttttttctttgaaaatttgtgtttttattgttttgctGTCAATTTTTCACATGAAAAACAAACTAATTAAGCAGGCAAAGAAAGGAGAAGGATCGTCGGATTCAGTACCATCATTGCCAGCGAAGGTATGGCAACCAGGAGTTGACAAATTAGAGGAAGGAGAAGAGCTTCAGTGTGATGCTTCTGCTTATAATTCTCTTCATGCCTTCCACATTGGCTGGCCTTGCTTGAGGTATTTTCCTCGTTGGTTTTTGAAATACATTATACAAAATTCATCACGTGAGTTAGTTAAAACGTTTTTGAATTTCATGTATTTATGCAATTTGTATTGATTGTGGATGTCGATGCTGCAGTTTTGATGTGTTGCGCGACTCTCTCGGCTTAGTGCGGACTGAATTTCCACATTCTGTATACTGTGTAGCAGGATCACAGGTAAGCCAAGAGCTGCAGGAATTTAGCTTATTTTATACCGAATTTTATTATTAGGGACCATTTGAGTGAGAAAAGATTTAAGCTTTCTGAAACATGCTTCTACCATTCTTACAGGCAGAGAAAAGTTCTTGGAACTCCATTGGTATATTTAAGTTGTCTAAAATATCTGGGAAAAGGCGGGACTTGGTGCCAGACAAGACAGGTGATGACTCTGACATGGACGGTGACAGTAGTGACAGTGATGAAGAAGAGGAAGCTGGATCGGGGACACCTGTATTACTGGTGCTTAATttctaaccccttgtatatagTTTGATATGGCACCATATGCACCACATTTTCCTTGCTAAAACTTCGTTTTTCGAAATTCTACAGTTACGCAAGGTGTTTCATGAAGGATGTGTTAATCGTATACGTGCTATGACGCAAAAACCCGATATAGTTGCTTCTTGGGGTGATACTGGTCATGTTCAGGTCAGACTCTACCTAATAGTAATTCATAATTGAATTTGTAAGTCATTGATAGTGCATTTCTTTAATCTGTTTAAGAGTATTTATGTCAGTTTTAAACTGTTACTCATCGTTCCATGATAATCATGATGCAGACCACATGAAACTATCAttgaaaattagagaaaatgtGATGTACAATCATAAAACTTCAAATTGTGTATTCCCATATTTGATTTAGTTCTTCTGAGTTATATAGTTTGTTTTCAATGATCTGGTAGatagaacaccctccattgaCACAGAAGAaacaaactgaaaataaaatacCTCTCAAACATGAGATTTATGTGCTAATTCTTGTTGACTGTAATAGTTACCAAGATTATActcttaggggtcgtttggtacaaagattCATAACGCATGGATTATAGCTCTATAAAAAGCTTCTTTCAATTATACCCttgaattattatgtaattgGATCAAGGTAGATAATTGTCGGacgatattattttttataacctTTTAACTAGCTATGGGAAGAACAATTTAGTtgtcttctttgttatttttttaacttgaattatttgaggataaataattgtcattaatatatttatcactcACTAAAGgtcatttttcaataaaaaaaagataaaccaTCTACTTTTAAAATCGAAAAAACGGTCAACAATGGTAAATTTGATAAACCATCTACATGTACACATAAAATTGCaagttttagttttaatatgtatgtaaattttttaaattgtttaaaatacaaataattagaaaaccaagcaaatatctatatatatacacacacacacacattcaATTTAGATAACAAACttcatatacaaatatacaactCATGTTTCAAATTTGTATTGGATTTATTAGTAACAAACAACTCTCTCTACATAATTTGTAATctaatttacttaaataaacttactagtacaaatataaatcataaaatcaagattatacacaaaataattaaaatgatttgagggatatttttgtctttacataGCTTATCACATGGTATTATATcctatgtattactaatacctccaaatggaaggtattagtaatacatcctATAATACCATCATGTTGgaggtataactaatccatgaattagttatacatagattCAACTTCCTACCAAACATGGTACTAAATAATACCTTACATAATCCATGGATGGTACTAAATAATACCTTGCATAATCCATGGACTATTTCTTCTAATGCAGCCtaccaaaagaccccttaaGAAGTAAAATATGTTCCACTGCGTTCAAGCTTAATACATCCAATCACTAGTATGATTGCTTCTCTCTTAAATAAGGTTTATTGCACTGGCAGGTTTGGGATATTAGCTCTCATATAAATGCTTTGGCAGAATCCGAGAGTGATCTTAGCCATGGGGCTTCTGCAGTCTCTAGTCAAGCACCCTTATTTAAGTTTGGTGGACATAAAGATGAAGGTTATGCTATAGACTGGAGTCCTCGTGTTCCCGGGAAGCTTGTTTCAGGTTTGGCATTGTAATCCTATCTTCGTTGCACATAATTACATTCGGTGATTATATGCTATGGTCATAATTTTTTCTAACATTAGATGTTGTTACTTATCTCGGCAGGTGACTGCAAGAATTGTATCCATTTGTGGGAGCCAACATCTGGTGCAACATGGAATGTTGGTGCTAAATCTTACATTGGACACACTGCAAGTGTTGAGGATCTCCAGGTGTTCATATAGGACCAACTAACTTCACCTCATGGGAAACTTCttaatttgtgatttttttacttttgctAAATTCTGAAGTATTTTTCCAATTTCCTTTGAAACAGTGGAGCCCTACAGAAGATACCGTATTTGCTTCTTGTTCAGTTGAtagaaatattataatatgGGACACCCGTATGGGCAACCCTCTTGCAGCAATTAT contains these protein-coding regions:
- the LOC107026570 gene encoding glutamate-rich WD repeat-containing protein 1, translated to MVRSLKNPKKAKRKNKAKKGEGSSDSVPSLPAKVWQPGVDKLEEGEELQCDASAYNSLHAFHIGWPCLSFDVLRDSLGLVRTEFPHSVYCVAGSQAEKSSWNSIGIFKLSKISGKRRDLVPDKTGDDSDMDGDSSDSDEEEEAGSGTPVLLLRKVFHEGCVNRIRAMTQKPDIVASWGDTGHVQVWDISSHINALAESESDLSHGASAVSSQAPLFKFGGHKDEGYAIDWSPRVPGKLVSGDCKNCIHLWEPTSGATWNVGAKSYIGHTASVEDLQWSPTEDTVFASCSVDRNIIIWDTRMGNPLAAIITAHKADVNVISWNKLASCMLASGSDDGTFSIQDLRMVKDGDSVVAHFDYHKHPITSVEWSPHEASTLAVSSSDNQLTIWDLSLERDEEEEAEFKTKMKEQVNAPTDLPPQLLFVHQGQKDLKELHWHSQIPGMVVSTAADGFNILMPSNIETAIPANVA